One genomic segment of Prochlorococcus marinus str. MIT 0919 includes these proteins:
- a CDS encoding metal ABC transporter permease: protein MSLINTIWWFTPLCITIFTGLLCPAMGTVLITHKRLLQVNLISHCVLPGLALAMALGVDPSIGGVISGLVGALAADSLANNKKENYAAVMNTILAGSIGLGVLLIPLLGIRIDLEAVLFGDLLTANAGDLLRTFIAFSTFIFLIIFSYNQIVHTGLDPEGAVASGIKVNYLNLALGFTTALVIVSSMSAVGVILVIALLSTPTLLGLQKAPSLLIAMARSSIFGLVISVLGFLFAIIFNLSPGPLISVLCVASLVFLPSKK from the coding sequence ATGTCTTTAATCAATACAATTTGGTGGTTCACTCCTCTCTGTATAACAATCTTTACAGGATTACTGTGCCCTGCAATGGGTACCGTATTAATTACCCACAAAAGACTTTTACAAGTTAATTTAATTTCTCATTGTGTATTACCAGGATTAGCTTTGGCGATGGCTCTTGGTGTAGATCCTTCTATTGGTGGAGTTATCAGTGGTTTAGTGGGGGCTTTAGCTGCAGACAGTTTGGCCAATAATAAAAAGGAAAACTATGCAGCAGTGATGAATACAATTCTTGCTGGTTCAATTGGTCTTGGTGTTCTCCTTATCCCTCTACTTGGTATCAGAATTGATTTAGAAGCTGTGTTGTTTGGAGATTTGCTAACAGCAAATGCTGGAGACCTTCTAAGAACTTTCATTGCTTTTTCTACGTTTATTTTTCTAATAATTTTTAGTTACAACCAGATTGTTCATACTGGATTAGACCCTGAGGGTGCTGTTGCAAGTGGCATAAAAGTAAATTATTTAAATTTAGCCCTTGGTTTTACAACTGCGCTGGTCATAGTTAGCTCAATGTCAGCAGTAGGAGTAATCCTTGTCATTGCTTTGCTTTCTACTCCAACTTTATTGGGATTACAAAAAGCCCCATCCTTATTGATAGCCATGGCTAGATCATCAATATTTGGACTTGTAATATCAGTCCTAGGTTTTTTGTTTGCAATTATTTTTAATTTGTCACCTGGACCTCTTATCAGCGTCCTCTGTGTTGCTTCATTGGTATTTCTACCAAGTAAAAAATAG
- a CDS encoding sensor histidine kinase, with amino-acid sequence MLINYKLKKFVDLISINLVAISAYFLLALLAKEAFAWQSTAITLWPASGLANALLISHGWIALPGLAIGNFLGTAFDPNAGFSFQPFMLPVAIAASAQAGFVRWMLIRKNLLNDPLTRISRLITFLLIIGPVGNWPAAATFFFYRIANAGNLNITNVELLDRSYLNGAFFWWLGDSLGSLLLLPLLFLLLPFKRPIWLERRAYLLRPLLAMIALLLTGSFIERILLERIDITSQMLEPIQALRLLFTFAWIVVALGVLGLILQISGKYLEQEKLLSRSRLAGDAAGAVIHEIGQPLIRLRLRLENIVKWHKKNSNIENKDFPFNKDIMNEAEKSLTELNAVVVNTRSIQDLTLAGIRDTNAADLADAIAMASAQLRSDFDRLDQDLSVLIKKELPKVSSGQIQLQAAIRNLLSNASKAAGEHGVIRIKVGLMLGHVVCEIEDTGSGFDPLFMPDGRKRIKSKTGGMGLGLMIVRRVIDDNGGDIEFSASKELGGAKVNVFLKPY; translated from the coding sequence ATGCTGATCAATTATAAATTGAAAAAATTTGTTGATTTAATTTCTATTAATTTAGTTGCAATATCAGCATATTTTTTACTTGCATTATTGGCTAAAGAAGCTTTTGCTTGGCAATCGACAGCTATAACCTTATGGCCAGCATCTGGATTAGCTAATGCATTATTGATATCTCATGGTTGGATAGCTCTGCCTGGTTTAGCAATTGGCAATTTTCTTGGAACAGCTTTTGATCCCAATGCAGGTTTTTCTTTTCAACCATTTATGCTCCCGGTGGCTATTGCGGCTTCAGCTCAAGCAGGGTTTGTTCGATGGATGCTAATCCGTAAGAATCTTTTAAATGACCCTTTAACGCGAATTTCTAGACTAATAACCTTTCTCTTAATTATTGGGCCTGTAGGGAATTGGCCAGCAGCAGCAACATTTTTCTTCTATCGAATTGCTAATGCAGGCAATTTGAACATTACTAATGTCGAATTACTTGATCGAAGTTACCTTAATGGCGCGTTCTTCTGGTGGCTTGGAGACTCTCTTGGCTCCTTGCTGTTATTACCTTTGCTTTTTTTGCTATTGCCATTCAAAAGACCCATATGGCTAGAGCGACGAGCTTATTTGCTTAGACCACTTTTAGCAATGATTGCATTGCTGCTTACGGGGTCATTCATAGAAAGAATCCTATTAGAGCGCATTGATATAACATCTCAAATGTTAGAGCCCATTCAAGCCTTAAGACTTTTATTTACCTTTGCTTGGATTGTTGTTGCTCTTGGTGTTTTGGGATTGATTTTACAAATCTCTGGCAAATATCTAGAGCAAGAAAAACTTTTGAGTCGCTCTCGATTAGCGGGAGATGCAGCAGGAGCAGTGATCCATGAAATTGGACAGCCATTAATTCGATTAAGATTAAGGCTTGAAAATATTGTTAAATGGCATAAAAAAAACTCAAATATTGAAAATAAAGACTTTCCCTTTAATAAAGATATAATGAATGAGGCAGAAAAAAGTCTTACAGAATTAAATGCTGTAGTAGTTAATACTAGATCAATTCAAGACCTAACCTTGGCTGGAATCCGCGATACTAATGCGGCTGATTTAGCAGATGCGATTGCAATGGCATCTGCTCAACTTCGATCAGATTTTGATCGACTTGATCAAGATCTTTCGGTCTTAATCAAAAAAGAATTACCTAAAGTTAGTTCTGGGCAAATCCAGTTACAGGCAGCTATAAGGAATTTACTTTCTAATGCTAGTAAAGCTGCAGGAGAGCATGGAGTTATTCGAATAAAGGTTGGATTGATGTTGGGTCATGTTGTTTGCGAGATAGAAGATACTGGATCGGGGTTTGACCCTTTATTCATGCCTGATGGAAGGAAAAGAATTAAATCTAAAACAGGTGGAATGGGACTTGGTTTAATGATTGTTAGGAGAGTAATAGATGATAATGGCGGCGACATTGAATTCTCTGCATCTAAAGAATTGGGTGGGGCAAAAGTAAATGTTTTCCTTAAGCCCTATTAG
- a CDS encoding response regulator transcription factor, with the protein MPLLDVLIVEDDLILLDFLTQEVSNQINVSEREVRKASSLKRARYLISQKTPDWLLLDLCLPDGSGVELAQEFARDNLNAKIIILTAQADQFAVPADLLKNVYALLNKADGLAPLREAVWEICREFDSTLPDLSNLTPRQLEFLHLIGEGLDTAQISKRLDVSFATAQTHRRQITRKLGIKGSALVTLARNLPKVS; encoded by the coding sequence TTGCCATTGCTTGATGTCTTGATAGTTGAAGATGATCTGATCCTTTTGGATTTTTTAACTCAAGAGGTTTCTAATCAGATCAATGTTTCTGAGAGAGAAGTAAGGAAGGCATCTTCTCTTAAGAGAGCTCGATATTTAATTTCGCAGAAAACACCCGATTGGCTTTTGCTTGATCTTTGCCTTCCAGATGGATCAGGTGTTGAATTAGCCCAGGAGTTTGCTAGAGATAATTTAAACGCAAAAATAATAATACTTACAGCTCAAGCTGATCAATTCGCTGTGCCTGCAGACCTATTAAAAAATGTCTATGCATTACTTAATAAGGCAGATGGCTTGGCTCCTTTGCGGGAAGCAGTATGGGAGATTTGTAGAGAATTTGATAGCACTCTCCCTGACTTAAGCAACCTTACACCAAGACAATTAGAGTTCCTTCATTTGATTGGAGAAGGGCTGGATACGGCGCAAATTTCCAAAAGGTTAGATGTTAGTTTTGCTACAGCTCAGACACATAGGCGGCAAATTACACGAAAATTAGGAATTAAAGGTTCTGCCTTGGTAACTCTTGCAAGGAACCTACCTAAGGTTTCATAA
- a CDS encoding chlorophyll a/b-binding protein: protein MTYSNLKKAEIINGRVAMAGIIILVFASFLEFLTS, encoded by the coding sequence ATGACTTACTCCAATCTTAAGAAAGCCGAAATCATCAACGGTAGAGTAGCTATGGCTGGTATCATTATCCTGGTATTTGCTTCTTTCTTAGAGTTTTTAACTTCGTAA
- a CDS encoding class I SAM-dependent methyltransferase gives MLNDIRPHHHKFVQASLLLQDIVDLHKRSFEDTPNCPACEINEKKFKFSKYDLRFEQCTNCKTIYMNPRPSKESMDIYYRTSRNYQYWVDNIFPQSARARVDKICKPSIKRIQKVLDPYLNFQETEALEIGPGFGLFAKQCCDENIFKSFEVIEPTPPLAKHCKELGLSVHQIDIESFISNAKAYNFICAFEVIEHIYNPFDFLQRCNQLLKPQGILCISCPNGIGFDTKMLGSFSPSVDNEHVNLFSPAGIEIILKRSGFKVINLQTPGKMDVEIVLDQINESPDTFKCEKDLRTLLGLQNNSINQLQEKISSENNSGHMWVFAQKYKTS, from the coding sequence ATGCTCAATGATATAAGGCCACATCATCATAAGTTTGTTCAAGCATCGCTTCTTCTTCAAGATATTGTAGATTTACATAAAAGGTCATTTGAAGATACTCCTAATTGCCCAGCTTGTGAAATCAACGAAAAGAAATTTAAGTTTTCTAAATATGATTTAAGATTTGAACAATGTACAAATTGTAAAACTATCTATATGAATCCTCGACCTAGTAAGGAATCTATGGATATTTACTATAGAACTTCTCGAAATTATCAGTATTGGGTTGATAATATCTTTCCTCAATCAGCAAGAGCAAGAGTTGATAAGATTTGCAAGCCTTCTATAAAAAGAATTCAAAAAGTTCTTGATCCATATCTTAACTTTCAAGAAACAGAAGCTTTAGAGATAGGACCAGGCTTTGGTCTTTTTGCAAAGCAATGTTGTGACGAAAATATTTTTAAATCATTTGAAGTTATAGAGCCTACTCCCCCATTGGCAAAACATTGCAAAGAATTAGGCTTATCTGTACATCAAATAGATATTGAATCTTTTATTTCGAATGCCAAAGCTTACAATTTTATTTGTGCATTTGAAGTTATAGAACATATTTACAATCCTTTTGATTTTCTACAAAGATGCAATCAATTACTGAAGCCACAAGGAATATTATGCATTAGCTGTCCTAATGGTATTGGGTTTGATACAAAAATGCTTGGTTCTTTTTCACCTAGCGTAGACAATGAACATGTAAATTTGTTTTCTCCTGCAGGAATCGAAATAATATTAAAGAGATCAGGTTTTAAGGTTATTAATTTACAGACTCCAGGGAAGATGGACGTAGAGATTGTATTAGATCAAATTAATGAAAGCCCAGACACCTTTAAATGTGAGAAAGATTTGAGAACTTTACTCGGATTACAGAATAATTCAATAAATCAATTGCAAGAAAAGATCTCATCAGAGAATAATTCAGGCCATATGTGGGTTTTCGCTCAGAAATATAAGACTAGCTAA
- a CDS encoding cupin domain-containing protein: protein MSLTHQKSMLKNIFITIACALMLCVPNIALAAESPVDVQEVFTSTKTIEGDAFTYPKGNAEMRLYRVEVQVGAEIPLHSHPAPLTGHIETGQLTLKKERGKSQTFREGDSFVLGVNTPPHTMGNTGNKSAVMWVSVASAEGVPTLIPVE from the coding sequence ATGTCACTAACTCACCAAAAATCTATGCTCAAAAATATTTTCATCACTATAGCCTGTGCCTTAATGCTTTGTGTGCCAAATATTGCCCTCGCAGCTGAATCTCCTGTTGACGTTCAGGAAGTTTTTACAAGCACCAAAACAATTGAAGGTGATGCATTCACCTATCCAAAAGGCAACGCTGAGATGCGCCTTTATAGAGTTGAAGTTCAAGTAGGCGCAGAGATTCCTCTTCACTCCCACCCAGCTCCATTAACTGGCCACATCGAAACAGGACAATTAACACTGAAAAAGGAGAGAGGTAAGAGTCAAACTTTTCGTGAAGGCGACTCTTTTGTCTTAGGAGTGAACACACCTCCTCACACAATGGGTAACACCGGGAACAAATCAGCAGTGATGTGGGTAAGTGTTGCTTCTGCTGAAGGCGTACCCACTTTGATACCGGTCGAATAA
- a CDS encoding type IV pilin protein — protein MTQFQKQKNKGFTGVEVAVVMAIVSIATGVSYPVYRNVQTRAVKESAQKAFLSMKSQCEASYALGYVEGVPNVKVKNFRIQSTSNTCETIQAIPNDPKRWPTYTYDLRAETLKCEFAGYATTPFPECKKIDPEAERAAEEAKRAAEERAALVAQIQAEEEAKAKAEAKAKAEAEAEAKAKAKAKAKAEAEALAKAEAKAKAEAKAKAEAEEKAEAEALAKAEAKAKAEAEEKAEAEAEAKALALAEAEAKALALAEAEAKALAEAEAKALALAEAEAKALAEAEAKALALAEAEAKALANEKAETKPLAQTLLEGIKILGQTLVEGIQTIGQTINARVETLGQTLVAGIDALGKTLVAGIDVLRQEPLEEIKPEAVAEAKAEAVAKAKAEAEAEAVAKAKAEAVAKAKAEAEAVAKAKAEAEAVAKAKAKAEAVAKAKAEAEAVAKAKAKAEAVAKAKTKAEAVAKAEAEALAKAKAEAEQLTKIKKEAIAQAKEEVKNCVGLDRWPTSSKEISPCELKRAEVYAKKVAAAMGVPLDQQLRNSLLSPLERYAIEERNAAKADDVWVFGLGWVSPSELDKAKAEEESAR, from the coding sequence ATGACTCAATTTCAAAAGCAGAAGAATAAAGGGTTTACTGGGGTTGAGGTGGCTGTTGTGATGGCGATAGTTTCTATCGCGACTGGAGTGAGTTACCCCGTCTACAGGAATGTACAAACTCGAGCAGTGAAAGAATCTGCTCAAAAGGCTTTCTTAAGCATGAAGTCTCAGTGTGAAGCAAGTTATGCCCTGGGTTATGTAGAAGGAGTCCCAAACGTCAAAGTCAAGAACTTCAGGATTCAAAGTACATCCAATACCTGTGAAACAATTCAAGCGATCCCCAATGATCCCAAACGTTGGCCGACTTATACCTATGACTTACGTGCAGAGACATTGAAATGTGAGTTTGCAGGATACGCAACAACTCCATTCCCTGAATGCAAAAAGATTGACCCAGAAGCTGAACGAGCTGCTGAAGAAGCTAAACGTGCTGCTGAAGAGAGGGCCGCTTTAGTGGCTCAGATTCAAGCTGAAGAAGAAGCCAAAGCAAAGGCTGAGGCAAAAGCTAAAGCTGAAGCAGAAGCAGAAGCAAAAGCAAAAGCTAAAGCAAAAGCTAAAGCAGAAGCGGAAGCACTTGCTAAAGCAGAGGCAAAAGCTAAAGCAGAGGCAAAAGCTAAAGCAGAAGCGGAAGAAAAAGCCGAAGCCGAAGCACTTGCTAAAGCAGAGGCAAAAGCTAAAGCAGAAGCGGAAGAAAAAGCCGAAGCCGAAGCTGAAGCGAAAGCACTTGCACTCGCCGAAGCTGAAGCGAAAGCACTTGCACTCGCCGAAGCTGAAGCGAAAGCACTCGCCGAAGCTGAAGCGAAAGCACTTGCACTCGCCGAAGCTGAAGCGAAAGCACTCGCCGAAGCTGAAGCGAAAGCACTTGCACTCGCCGAAGCTGAAGCGAAAGCATTAGCTAATGAAAAAGCAGAAACTAAACCACTAGCTCAAACACTTCTTGAAGGAATAAAAATTCTCGGTCAAACACTTGTTGAAGGAATTCAAACAATAGGCCAAACAATTAATGCAAGAGTTGAAACGCTAGGCCAAACACTTGTTGCAGGCATTGACGCACTAGGCAAAACACTTGTTGCAGGCATTGACGTACTACGACAAGAGCCTCTTGAAGAAATTAAACCCGAAGCAGTAGCAGAAGCAAAAGCTGAAGCGGTAGCTAAAGCAAAAGCAGAAGCTGAAGCTGAAGCGGTAGCTAAAGCAAAAGCTGAAGCGGTAGCTAAAGCAAAAGCAGAAGCTGAAGCGGTAGCTAAAGCAAAAGCAGAAGCTGAAGCGGTAGCTAAAGCAAAAGCAAAAGCTGAAGCGGTAGCTAAAGCAAAAGCAGAAGCTGAAGCGGTAGCTAAAGCAAAAGCAAAAGCTGAAGCGGTAGCTAAAGCAAAAACAAAAGCTGAAGCGGTAGCTAAAGCAGAAGCAGAAGCGTTAGCCAAAGCGAAAGCCGAAGCAGAACAATTGACTAAAATTAAAAAAGAAGCAATTGCCCAAGCTAAAGAAGAAGTTAAAAATTGCGTTGGTCTCGACAGATGGCCTACTAGCTCAAAGGAAATCTCCCCATGTGAATTAAAGCGCGCTGAAGTTTATGCGAAAAAAGTAGCAGCCGCTATGGGCGTCCCTCTTGATCAACAATTAAGAAATAGCTTATTATCCCCACTTGAAAGATACGCTATTGAAGAGAGAAATGCCGCAAAAGCTGATGATGTATGGGTTTTTGGCTTGGGTTGGGTATCCCCAAGTGAATTAGACAAAGCTAAAGCTGAAGAAGAAAGTGCCAGATAA
- a CDS encoding rhomboid family intramembrane serine protease: MIFSYRVSKDDWQYLLPFLACSICFVATDLFGIIEKTKFAYWSGGLLVEPYRIITTHFIHGDAKHLLANTFGIVVARYCLKGLRLKGNSFFLLIVGLLIPLQTLIFWFLDIFFFRNPMSLAIGFSGILYGVNAFILLASIYEKQRFIGLKIDLKKNQQIRQTMIVLTGIGIAWSLLPGISLLGHLAGFIAGVLLFLL; the protein is encoded by the coding sequence ATGATTTTTAGCTATAGGGTTTCCAAAGATGATTGGCAGTATCTCTTACCTTTCTTAGCTTGCTCAATTTGTTTTGTAGCAACAGATCTCTTTGGAATTATCGAGAAGACAAAATTTGCCTATTGGTCTGGAGGTTTACTAGTTGAGCCATACAGAATCATTACGACGCACTTCATTCACGGAGATGCAAAACATTTACTAGCAAATACTTTTGGGATTGTTGTTGCCAGATATTGTCTAAAAGGCTTAAGACTAAAAGGGAACTCCTTCTTCCTTTTAATTGTCGGCTTATTAATACCTCTCCAAACACTAATCTTTTGGTTCCTTGATATTTTCTTTTTTAGAAACCCGATGTCTTTAGCTATTGGATTCAGTGGAATCTTATACGGAGTTAACGCATTTATTCTCCTCGCCTCAATTTATGAGAAACAACGTTTTATCGGGTTGAAGATTGATCTCAAAAAAAATCAACAGATACGCCAAACAATGATCGTTCTAACAGGTATAGGCATTGCTTGGTCTCTTCTACCTGGCATCAGTCTGCTTGGACATTTAGCAGGCTTTATCGCAGGAGTCCTTTTGTTCCTGCTTTAG
- a CDS encoding YbjN domain-containing protein — MTPQSTLKTMDFKPHQLSASNLSSLFNAAYIDAEALEDCDVCVVKGEITQFICVAEEQNMIHFLNKTKAPKDLKEEEVNKLINAINAQLTLIKASLRKDDHGDLIIDFEYDYFIPKQDTISAKTLIQLSRVFENWVQSSGSIYNQFHPVQAQK; from the coding sequence ATGACCCCACAATCCACTCTCAAAACAATGGACTTCAAGCCGCACCAGCTTTCAGCATCAAACCTTTCAAGCCTTTTCAATGCTGCCTACATCGATGCAGAGGCCCTAGAAGACTGCGATGTCTGCGTGGTCAAAGGGGAAATTACCCAGTTCATTTGCGTCGCAGAAGAACAAAACATGATTCATTTCCTCAATAAAACAAAAGCTCCAAAAGATCTCAAAGAAGAAGAAGTCAACAAATTAATCAATGCCATCAATGCTCAACTTACTCTTATAAAAGCATCTTTAAGGAAGGATGATCATGGCGATTTGATCATTGACTTTGAATATGACTATTTCATTCCTAAGCAAGACACCATAAGTGCCAAAACTCTGATTCAATTAAGCCGAGTGTTTGAGAATTGGGTTCAAAGTTCTGGCTCAATTTATAATCAATTTCATCCGGTACAGGCTCAGAAATAA
- a CDS encoding neutral zinc metallopeptidase, whose amino-acid sequence MISIFLICSFPLEISANTFDKIKNAKVYEQIEKTTSFLIQAWEANEGITSNPPQVISISANRIVYGGCGSYLSGEEVGGSSYCGSTNTIFLVPSQLKGFEEEFGPSAVAYVVAHEFAHAVQNAYGIRLPVPNHELQADCLAGVFIKEGSEELGITREDTIAMAKVAYSIGDDTHGTGEQRAYALTTGMGVIDGSCKAEQIKLLAEGKLDTSNFSNTRSASKNVNLKITPYPQTIISSLGL is encoded by the coding sequence ATGATCTCAATATTTTTAATATGTTCTTTCCCTCTGGAGATCTCTGCAAACACTTTTGACAAAATAAAAAACGCAAAGGTATATGAGCAAATAGAAAAGACCACATCATTTCTTATACAAGCTTGGGAAGCAAATGAGGGGATTACAAGCAACCCTCCTCAAGTAATCTCAATTTCAGCAAATAGAATAGTTTATGGTGGATGTGGTTCGTATCTCAGTGGCGAAGAAGTAGGAGGGAGCTCCTATTGCGGGAGTACAAATACGATATTTTTAGTTCCATCCCAACTTAAAGGTTTTGAAGAAGAGTTTGGCCCTTCTGCTGTTGCATATGTAGTTGCTCATGAATTTGCTCATGCAGTTCAAAATGCTTATGGCATTAGACTGCCAGTACCTAACCATGAATTACAGGCTGATTGTTTAGCAGGTGTGTTTATTAAAGAAGGAAGTGAGGAGCTTGGTATTACTAGAGAAGATACAATTGCAATGGCAAAAGTGGCATATTCAATTGGAGATGATACTCATGGGACTGGGGAGCAAAGAGCTTATGCATTAACGACTGGAATGGGCGTTATTGATGGTTCGTGCAAGGCTGAACAAATTAAATTGCTAGCAGAAGGAAAGCTTGACACCTCAAATTTTTCGAATACAAGATCAGCTTCTAAAAATGTTAATTTAAAAATTACTCCCTATCCACAAACAATAATAAGTTCTTTGGGTTTATAA